CTATTTCGGGTACTTAATTGACATGGTACCTAATCCACTTTCGGTTACGTGCACCAAACATATAAAAGattctaagaaaaaaattattttctgggCCATGACTAGGCTAATAATGTAGTATTGACCACTTAAAATAGCATGGCCCAATGCTAATGAGATGTTCTATATTTTTCACgagaaaaaaaagcataaaaaattaagaataataTAACCCATAAAACCTGCTAAGTTCCAAAATTATGCCCTACCGCGAGCCCTTCTAAGACATTCCTCGCATATTTTCCTCTCATATTAAATAAGAGCTATAGTCACATCCGCCTTTGATATAAAATCATTCTTATGCATTTACTTTTAGATGAGCAACACGCATGCTTAGAGTCGAATTACTTCACATGTCAATCATCTAACGGTGAAGATAGTATACACCTCATTTTTCACATCGACAAGGCAAATTAGTAAGGTAAATACATGTTTATGAAGGCCCTCATCACCAGggtcttcctttctttttctagttAAGGATTTCTTTGCAACTGTGTGAGGGCCATATCTAATGCCCCGCTGCTGCACATGCAGGCACATGTGAAGTCATGGAGGGACCCCTGTGTACTAGAATGGCTCGTTCTCAGAAAGTCCTTCGCTGGTGGTCTCCTGTCAGTGACACCTTCCCTCCACCATCTGCAAGAACTGCACATGCTGCTGTGCATCGACCCATCATGACGCCACGGCCCCGTCCGGGCAGTGCCCATGGATAAGCGAAATCCTAATGGACATGTGCTGCAGTCCACACGAACAGGGTACGCGCTGGGCGCCATTCCagttgaaaagtgaaaaaccaGACCAGCTACGGGGGCAACACTGGCGTGACGGGGACTCCTCGCTGGATTTTCTTGCTCCCCCGGGTCCCTACCACCACCCCATCCCCGGGTTTGAACGGCCACCCTTTCTTGACTTTGATCGAACGCGGTCAGGAGGATGAGGTATGAGGTATGAGGAACGAGGAAAGCGAAAGATAAAgaagtttggaaaaaaaaggtgTCTTGCTTTTTCTCAAGACCTGCGGGAACACGACGAGAAGCTGCTGAGACAGGTGGCTTTAACTGTTTGTATTAATATTCATAGTAGAAAGACGGTGCAAGGGTCCACGGTCCGTAAACGGATTATCATCACTCGCCAATATTTTCTGTCGCTTTCGTATAAGATGTCATGAAGCGGACCAAGTTTATTGAGGGTTTTGCAGGCGGACGGTCGAGATTCTTTTCTGCCTTCGATCCGACGGTGGCTGGGGCTTTGGATCGGCTTCATGATCTTACTTAGAAACAACCTAATCCTGAAGGCTTCCGCTTCTCACCGTGTGGTGCACGGATACAGGTATGCCAGAGAGGGGGCAGAGTGTGAATGAGAGAGAGGGTTGAAAATTTTGGCCACCGGCATTTCCTTGTTTTAAGGGTTCTCTGCATTTGTTCTTGCTTGGAAGCTCTGCATCCCTTTCTATATTCTCATCCTCCCCAGGAgagacatctctctctctctctctctctccctccctctagCTCTAGCTGTGAGAAACACCAAGAAGATAGTGGGTATTCTTGTCTGAGGAAGATCAAGTGGAGAAGCAATTTCAAAGCATGAAGGACCAGGAAAGAGATCGTTTTGGTGGGAGTCCTTTGATGAAGTCTGGCGAGACAACTCCAGAGagacccttctctctctctctgaacaTCTCAGCACAACCCAGAGCCCTTCTTCTTCGGATGGCTCTCCCAGTCCTTCCTTCGACGCCagtatgctctctctctctctctctctctctctctctctgtggaccTGTGCATATCCATGTGTTCCAGATCTTGGTGAACTAGTCTCAAATTTTGGCAGATATGGTACAGAATTAGTTATAGGGAAAgtggagaaagaaaagtcaaatgggTAGGTTCTGAGACTGTTTTGTGTGTTCATGTCAGATTGGTTGTGCTTAGCTAGCTTGCCTTATTCATGCTCCTTTCAGCGGTTCCTGTTGTGTGTGTGCTTGTCTTAATGGATTGTCTGAACCCAGCAGGTCACTTTGGCAACCGGTTTATGATACCCAACAGGAAAGATTCATTTTTGTTGCTTTGGGACTCACGTGACAAATTTTCTCCAGGTGTAGATGAAGAGGACTCCAAGAAGGGAACCACCAGGCAGTTGGGGAGAAAACACAGCAGCTTCGCATACAGAGTAATAGATCATGGTAAGTATTCATCTTGAAACTGTGGCTTTCCCTACAAGTTTCATATcataggaaaaggaaaatataattaacgGGACAAACGGAGCGAATCATAATGCAAAAGGGAAACATGTGGATTGTGAAGGCCACTCCATGTGTCGTCCTCTCTTCGCATTTGATTGTCTTGGTCTTGTTGTAACGAGTCTAGTTAGTTGCAAAAGAAGGCATTGAGGTGATTTGCGAATgagaaatttcaaatcttgaagaGTTCATGTGGAAAAATTTGCAGTGAAGCTCGGGGCTAAGCTGTCTGAAACCGTGAAGGGGAAGCTGAGTTTGGGAGCCAAAGTGATTCAAGAAGGCGGAAGGGAGAACATTTTCAAGCATATTTTCGGCATGAATGAGAAGGAGAAGTTCTTGAAGGCCTCGCAGTGCTATTTATCCACATCGTCTGGTCCAATAGGAGGACTTCTCTTCATCTCCACTGAGAAAGTTGCCTTCTGCAGTGACAGATCCATCGATTTCCCTTCCCCAACTGGAGAAATAGTCAAAGCACCTTACAAGGTGAGCTTTTTTCACGTCATTAtgtgatggatttgttcattgCAAGAGTGTTCAGGGAACCAAGAGTTTtgctaaataaattttcttacgGCTCCTCAACAGGTTTCAATACcaacaaggaaaataaaatcagcGAATGAGAGTGAGAATGTGGACAAGCCGGCGCAGAAGTATGTGCAGATTGTAACCGAAGATGATTACGAGTTTTGGTTCATGGGGTTCCTGAGATATGAGAAAGCCTTCAAGAATCTCGAGAAAGCCCTTTCTGCGGCCAAAGAAGCGAAAATCTCCTTGTGAAGTTAGTATATTGTCTTCTGTTTTTTAGGTGCCCAAAACCTTGTGAAGTTAGTTGAAGTTAGAGAAAACTCTTTGTAGGTAGTGACGTGTGTTTATTGGCTGGCAAAGCAGAGGAATATGCTCTGCAGCTGGTGCTTGCATTTTCAAATGACCAGAAAGTGTCCGTGCTTgtagctcttctttttttttctttttttttggttggtcggGTGCTTGTAGCTCTTCATGTGCAATTATCACTTGCAACTACTCTAGGTGGTGTCTCTTTCTGCTTGTAAAGCTAATCATAATATCGACTGAACCTCTTCACATGAAAGACCCCAACTACCTCCCAATCCACAATAGAATCAGTGATGACAGATTATTCGCCGACAACAATGAGAACCAAGATATCTGAAGAACCACTTTCAGCTTCTTTATCTGATAATCCTGAAATTGTTTCGATGTCAAAGCCTATTGATGGACCATTCAAGGCCAACGGCATTTTCATACAAACGGAATAAGTGGAACAACTTATATAAATGATGATTCTACGGCAAGCAGGCAGAAGTTTTAAATAAAGCAGGAGAGATGCAAGCATCGTTGATCAAGAAGCTTTTGCAAAATGATTGTCCAAGTAATCAATCATCATCAGTAAGTTAAATGATGGTTGAGTAATTGAAGCTTTGGGACCATCTATGCTCTCAATGTCATACTactggcaaaaaaataaaatctgaaaatgcaACGAGCCTGATAGAGGCAGTTATTGTATAGACAAAACTTTTGCAAGGATGAGCAGACATTAGTCCCAACTGAGAGGTGCGAGTTTTATGACTGATaaattactcaaaaataaatcaaaataacatcgtTTGATCTGCAAGTGAAATAGAGAGGAAGTATACATCGACGAATAAAAGGACAAACAAGAAGTTGTTGTATAGTTTGCCCCGTGTGATCATATCTCACGCCAGAAGCATGCATGCTGAAACGACTCATGCTGAAACACGACTACCTAAGGCTGAAGCTAGGAAACATGCAGTTCCCAGATACATGCAGAAATTTATTTAGCTGAAAAAATGCCTTACAAAATAATAGCGGACCTGAGAAGTAATAAAGcaaaatgaggaaagaataAAACCAAACAAATTCAAATCCAAAAATGGGGCACCTTCGCAAGCATGTCACTTTCCATACACATATCGCAAGGAGTTATGATCACTAGACATGTACAAAGATTCAGCCCCAGCCAAAACTAAGGATATAAAGTCATGGAACATTTCCCTTTCTTGGCCTCCTGCATCCCTGTGGGATAAGAAATCTACACTTGATTCCAAGGCCGACTCCAAGTTGACCGCATCCTTTTGCCAGTAAGCCACAGCACATCCTCTTCACCCTCTTCTTGCCCTTGCCCATCCTTCTGTGCTCTGAGTTTGGATGGTTAACCGAACCTTTTTTGGGCATGTCCTCTGCATCATATGCCCTATGCTAGATATACTGTGGGCCATCTTCCACTGAAAACACTGTGTATCATCACATTCAAGAGTCTTCACAAAATctctttctaaatttctttaCTAAGATCCATCGGTCTGTCTGTATCTTGTGGACACTTTCAGTATAGTTTTACAAGAAGATTACTACAATTTTCAGATCCAGCACAAATTGGGAGTGTGCCGCACTGTTTAATATATTCTCTAGTAGAAGCTTCCGTTTCCTCATCTGTTctgtcaaattaatttgatcatCATCCTCTTGATCTGGATGGACTTTGTATTGTAACTCTGCGAaattcaaatcattgatcagCTCCCCAGTGATGCGTTGCCCCTCAACTGACTTTAGGGGTAAGCATTGAAGCCACAAGTGATCTAATCCCACTGAACTGAAACTCTGATAAGAGGTGAAccatattatttttccattgatGAAGATTTTCACTTCACAAGATATATCTTGTGCGGTTTACCCAATAACGCCAGAGAGGAGTGCTATGGTTTTATCACACGAATGGGAAGGCACCTGGAAAGAGATTGAACTACCCCCTCGCTGATGGCTGAACAAATCTGGAACCCTGCTTCTGGGAACTATCACCCTTGTTTCAGAATTCCCATGCAGTTGAAGTTATGTGGTAATGAAAAGGCGCATTTGAAGAGTCATACATATTCAGAACCAGAGAGAGATGAACCTGAGTTGGTAATTTATCTTCTACACCATTCCCAGGATTCTCAGCCAAAAGATCAGCGTAACTTGCATGGACTGGCCTTATACTTGGGGGAAGCtcctggatttttttttttcaagttcctTGCAGTTAACTAACTCCAGTACTTTCAAgttaatgaattattttatGCATGCATTGGGGCAAATAAAATTATCCCCAGAAATTTTTTCAAGATTGAAAATGTGGAAAAGCAGTCTGGGGTCTCAGGGAAGCTCATTTCTGAGAGGATTTCATCTTGGAGATCGATTAATTTTAGATAAGgccacacaaaaaagaaaaattgatttctgaacCAAACAGGAGAGTTTCCTTTGGGGTTGCAAGGTGCAGACTTGTTTGATCTCCAATACATTCTGAAGAGGAATACCAGGATGAAGGTTGTTATTTTATCCGCTTGTGCTCTGGAAAATCAACGAATTTTGGACATCGGCTTGCACAAGAGTCTCAAGATTTCACAACTTACAAAGGCTGTTGGGAAGATGTAAGATATTTGCAGGAACCTAAAGCTAAAGCCTGGAAACagacaagattttctattgaaGATGGGCAATTCCTTAACCGCATTCCCAGACAATTCAAGCCTCTGGAGAAGCTCCATCTTTCCAATAATATAAGGAACCTCTTCAAGCTTTGAGCAGCCTTCAAGAAGAAGTTTGGAGAGATCTTAGCTTTAATCTGCTTGGGAATTTCCTAAGGCTGGAACAGCACCTCAGCGGCAAAGAACCAAAGTCGTTGGGATGCCAAGTGAATCATGAACTTCGACTTAACTTGTACATTattacaaaagtcaaattttccCGGCAAAGGCATTGATGAGATATCAGGAATCTCCACTAAGGATTTGCGGTAACCGAAATCCATGGATATCCAGCAAAGCTGCCGAATGAAATAACTTACATAATGCTGAGGGAGGAGATATTACAGAATTAATTAGTGTCACTTGAATTTGATTATAAGTAAATTCTTCTTGAGGATTAACttggaaataaaatcaaaattagaaagaaacttaaataattataaatggACCATGTAAGCGGATTGACAAGGAAAAACAAAGTAGCATCCGATAATAATGTCGATTGGATCTTATATCGATGACTCGAGGAACACGTGACAATTCGATTTTACTTGAATTCAATAATAGGTATCTTTCGGAGGATTGAGCGAGATAAATTTAAGGTGAAAAAGAAACTTTATTCTAATAAATGAATATTCAGatgaattgaagagaaaaataaaacagatagtctcattttttatgagaaaaagatggctcaagaaataaaatgaacaaagtgcaaaaatttcaattaaaataaatgataattAATGTATCTCGAATATGTTTAAGAACAATCACAGAGGGTGTAATTAGATCTTTTCTGCTCATGGTCTTCATCTTGACTTGGTCAGAACTGTTCCCTGCAAAGGTCATGGCCCAAACCCACATAGGAGTGGGATTTTCCTTGGCCCAATCGATCGGTGCACGGCCGAGCGGGGGCGGTGGCTTTGCGGTGCACGTGGAAGGCTCAGCCTTCTCGGACGGTGGCGTCTATTGGCGGTGGGGCTTCTCGGTTCCTACCAAATTAGAAAATGATAACCAACACGTGCTTAACAGAGACACCGAGTCTCGACCCACTATTGAGGCAATTCACCTACTTATctctttttggaggaaaaagctAAGTTTAATTCTCTGTacctaaaaaaaatgatagtacAAATGACAATATATAATGTCATCCTTGAACATTTAATATGTGCAATATAATTCCTCAACTTTTGCTCAATCTACAATGTTGTTCCTAACTATTGGTAAATGTCTAATGTAATccataaactatataaaaatatttaaaaaatttagaaaccaTATTAAACATTGAACCAAAGTTTAAATACCGCattgaatatattaaaagttcaagaatgataatgtatttttcatcaaagttcaaagatcacatcaaatagattaaaagttcaagaacgaTATTATATATTGGATCAAAATTCAGGGATAATTTGTgtctttttccacaaaaatatcacactttttttatgaattgatGTAAACGGATAAGCGCACTA
This region of Eucalyptus grandis isolate ANBG69807.140 chromosome 8, ASM1654582v1, whole genome shotgun sequence genomic DNA includes:
- the LOC120286960 gene encoding GEM-like protein 7, with product MDKRNPNGHVLQSTRTGYALGAIPVEKLPLLTVWCTDTGRSSGEAISKHEGPGKRSFWWESFDEVWRDNSRETLLSLSEHLSTTQSPSSSDGSPSPSFDASVDEEDSKKGTTRQLGRKHSSFAYRVIDHVKLGAKLSETVKGKLSLGAKVIQEGGRENIFKHIFGMNEKEKFLKASQCYLSTSSGPIGGLLFISTEKVAFCSDRSIDFPSPTGEIVKAPYKVSIPTRKIKSANESENVDKPAQKYVQIVTEDDYEFWFMGFLRYEKAFKNLEKALSAAKEAKISL